The following proteins are encoded in a genomic region of Acidobacteriota bacterium:
- a CDS encoding MmcQ/YjbR family DNA-binding protein, which yields MAPTFRVGERQFAMFADDHHGAGFTGVWLKAPEGAQEELVASDPKRFYVPPYVGKGGWVGVKLDGRTNWKVLAGLLAEAYRGAAAGQSAAKIARGPAPQRAAKSRPTRRPRR from the coding sequence ATGGCGCCGACGTTCCGGGTGGGCGAGCGCCAGTTCGCGATGTTCGCGGACGACCACCACGGCGCCGGCTTTACCGGCGTGTGGCTGAAGGCTCCCGAGGGCGCGCAGGAGGAGCTCGTCGCCTCCGACCCGAAGCGCTTCTATGTCCCTCCCTATGTCGGAAAGGGAGGATGGGTGGGCGTGAAGCTGGACGGGAGGACGAACTGGAAAGTGCTCGCGGGCCTTCTCGCCGAGGCGTACCGCGGCGCCGCCGCGGGCCAGAGCGCCGCGAAGATCGCCCGCGGGCCGGCCCCGCAAAGAGCCGCAAAAAGCCGGCCGACCAGACGACCGCGACGCTAA
- a CDS encoding diguanylate cyclase — MSQKAIADGTFFRALFSSSADATVVVDDSGTIVLANPACGPLFGHDPAALTGRSVETLVPGRFGSHVRQRQHYAERPHPRPMGRGLQLFALHADGREIPVDISLSPFTMEGRAFVACAIRDQRGTSRGPDALRVQATALRSAANGVVITDREGTITWVNPAACAITGYSAEELVGKHTRVLKSGRHEPGFYANLWRTVTRGESWSGTIVNRRKDGTEYQEEQTIAPVLDESGAITHFIAIKQDVTEQRRIQAELATRMVEIENLNAQLREQAVRDPLTGLHNRRYLEQTMKRDISRARRTRESIVVAVIDVDHFKSVNDTHGHAVGDRVLLRLAEVLLGHVRSSDLVCRVGGEEFVVVMSGASVEGALKRAEIWRFAFAESIVDGRDGAPARATISIGIAEFHDPAETFAACLKRADEALYEAKRAGRDRVASAEGDSPEPAA, encoded by the coding sequence ATGTCGCAGAAGGCGATCGCAGACGGGACGTTCTTTCGCGCGCTCTTCTCGAGCTCCGCGGACGCAACCGTGGTCGTCGACGATTCCGGAACGATCGTCCTCGCCAACCCGGCGTGCGGCCCCCTCTTCGGGCACGACCCGGCCGCGCTCACCGGCCGGTCTGTCGAAACGCTCGTGCCGGGCCGCTTCGGCTCCCACGTCCGGCAGCGGCAGCACTACGCCGAGCGCCCGCATCCGCGCCCCATGGGGCGCGGGCTCCAGCTCTTCGCGCTCCACGCCGACGGGCGGGAGATCCCCGTCGACATTTCGCTGAGTCCGTTCACCATGGAAGGCCGCGCCTTCGTCGCCTGCGCCATTCGCGACCAGCGCGGCACGTCGCGCGGACCCGACGCGCTCCGCGTCCAGGCCACGGCGCTGCGCTCCGCCGCGAACGGCGTCGTCATCACCGACCGCGAGGGCACGATCACGTGGGTCAACCCGGCGGCCTGCGCCATCACCGGGTATTCCGCCGAAGAGCTCGTGGGCAAGCACACGCGCGTCCTGAAGTCGGGCCGCCACGAGCCCGGGTTTTACGCCAACCTCTGGCGGACCGTGACGCGCGGCGAGTCGTGGTCCGGCACGATCGTCAACCGGCGCAAGGACGGCACCGAGTACCAGGAGGAGCAGACGATCGCGCCCGTTCTCGACGAGAGCGGCGCGATCACGCACTTCATCGCGATCAAGCAGGACGTCACCGAACAGCGCCGAATTCAGGCCGAGCTCGCCACGCGCATGGTGGAGATCGAGAACCTGAACGCGCAGCTCCGCGAGCAGGCCGTGCGCGACCCGCTGACGGGTCTTCACAACCGACGCTACCTCGAGCAGACGATGAAGCGCGACATCTCGCGGGCCCGGCGGACCCGCGAGTCCATCGTCGTCGCCGTCATCGACGTCGACCACTTCAAGTCCGTCAACGACACCCACGGCCACGCCGTGGGCGACCGCGTCCTCCTGCGGCTCGCCGAGGTGCTCCTTGGTCACGTGCGCTCCTCCGACCTCGTGTGCCGCGTCGGCGGCGAGGAGTTCGTCGTCGTGATGTCGGGCGCCAGCGTCGAGGGCGCCCTGAAGCGCGCGGAGATCTGGAGGTTTGCGTTCGCCGAGTCCATCGTCGACGGCCGCGACGGGGCGCCCGCCCGGGCCACCATCTCGATCGGCATCGCGGAGTTCCACGACCCGGCCGAGACCTTCGCGGCCTGCCTCAAGCGCGCCGACGAGGCGCTCTACGAGGCGAAGAGGGCGGGCCGGGACCGGGTGGCGAGCGCCGAGGGCGATTCGCCCGAACCCGCCGCCTGA
- a CDS encoding RNA-binding protein: MKLYVGNLSYSVNDSVLKELFGAYGNVESARVISDRDSGQSKGFGFVEMADADAQKAMSALNGKDQDGRALKVNEAKPQEARTGGGGFGGGGGRRY; encoded by the coding sequence ATGAAGCTCTACGTTGGAAACCTGTCCTATTCCGTCAACGACTCCGTCCTCAAGGAACTCTTCGGCGCCTACGGCAACGTCGAATCCGCCCGTGTGATCTCGGACCGCGACAGCGGCCAGTCCAAGGGCTTCGGGTTCGTCGAGATGGCGGACGCCGACGCGCAGAAGGCGATGAGCGCCCTCAACGGCAAGGACCAGGACGGCCGTGCTCTGAAGGTCAACGAGGCCAAGCCCCAGGAAGCCCGCACCGGCGGCGGCGGCTTCGGCGGCGGCGGCGGCCGCCGCTACTGA
- a CDS encoding type II toxin-antitoxin system RelE/ParE family toxin has protein sequence MVVRFVTSRLERCYHEIRTAQREWGSRGGRTYIQRVNTLWAARDGRDLFALKALDVHPLKGARRGQYAIRLGDRERLIVAFEDDAWTIVSVEEVSKHYGD, from the coding sequence GTGGTCGTCCGTTTCGTCACCAGCCGGCTCGAGCGCTGTTACCACGAGATCCGAACGGCTCAGCGGGAATGGGGCTCGAGGGGGGGAAGGACGTACATCCAGCGCGTCAACACTCTCTGGGCGGCAAGGGACGGACGGGACCTTTTCGCGTTGAAGGCACTGGACGTGCATCCTCTCAAGGGCGCCCGTCGCGGCCAATACGCGATTCGGCTCGGCGATCGAGAAAGACTCATCGTGGCCTTCGAAGACGACGCGTGGACGATCGTCAGCGTCGAGGAAGTGAGTAAGCACTATGGCGACTGA
- a CDS encoding HigA family addiction module antidote protein: MATERAWPDVAIPPGAVLAEELEARGLTQSRLAQLMHRPLQAVNEIVRGRKRITGATALELADALGTSAELWIRLEADYELNKARLARRPEPRRRVRARAPLGRREAARKAASRTHAPGATS, encoded by the coding sequence ATGGCGACTGAACGCGCGTGGCCCGACGTTGCAATTCCTCCGGGTGCCGTCCTCGCCGAGGAGCTGGAGGCGCGAGGCCTCACCCAGTCTCGCCTCGCGCAACTGATGCATCGGCCACTCCAGGCCGTCAATGAGATCGTCCGGGGCCGGAAACGGATCACCGGGGCGACCGCCCTCGAATTGGCGGACGCCCTCGGAACGAGCGCGGAACTCTGGATCCGGCTCGAGGCCGACTACGAACTCAACAAGGCCAGGCTCGCGCGGCGACCCGAGCCTCGCCGCCGCGTTCGAGCCCGCGCCCCCCTCGGGCGCCGCGAGGCAGCCCGAAAAGCCGCCTCGCGCACGCACGCTCCCGGAGCCACTTCATGA
- a CDS encoding DHA2 family efflux MFS transporter permease subunit, translated as MVAVAFLMESLDTTILNTAVPTIADALGVVPLSMKSVLSSYTLSLAVFIPVSGWIADKFGTRRVFATAIGIFTLGSLLCGLSTSIHFLVACRILQGMGGALMVPVGRLTIVRTFERSELVKAMTFVTIPAMIGPMLGPVVGGLIVGYFHWRVIFFVNLPIGLLGLALILRRFPDYRSGSVPKLDVFGGVLFGTGIGLLSYVLEVFGEHALGASAILGLFVLSLVLLASYFRHALAAPHPLLRLGLFRIRTFRSSIAGSFITRLGAGGIPFLLPLLYQVGLGYTAVQSGFLLMPQSIAALGIRAVMPRILRRLGYRRVLLANTILMGAAIALFATIGTGTPVVLIVVFSVVFGAAASLQYASMNTLAYADVAAPDTSMASTISSTMQQMSLSFGVAAASLVTAIFIPDRFRSQPHELLHGIHLALLVLGAMTVLSAVVFRELRPEDGDNVSQHGEGHGE; from the coding sequence ATGGTGGCGGTGGCGTTCCTGATGGAGTCTCTCGACACCACCATCCTCAACACGGCCGTCCCCACCATCGCCGACGCGCTCGGCGTCGTGCCGCTCTCCATGAAGTCGGTCCTCTCGAGCTACACGCTCAGCCTCGCCGTCTTCATCCCCGTCAGCGGGTGGATCGCGGACAAGTTCGGCACGCGCCGCGTCTTCGCCACCGCGATCGGCATCTTCACACTCGGCTCGCTTCTCTGCGGCCTCTCCACGAGCATCCACTTCCTCGTGGCCTGCCGCATCCTGCAGGGCATGGGCGGCGCGCTGATGGTGCCGGTCGGCCGCCTCACCATCGTGCGCACGTTCGAGCGGTCCGAGCTCGTGAAGGCGATGACCTTCGTGACGATCCCCGCGATGATCGGGCCCATGCTTGGGCCCGTGGTGGGCGGTCTCATCGTGGGCTACTTCCACTGGCGGGTCATCTTCTTCGTCAACCTGCCGATCGGCCTCCTCGGCCTCGCCCTCATCCTCCGCCGCTTCCCGGACTACCGCTCCGGGAGCGTCCCGAAGCTGGACGTCTTCGGAGGCGTCCTCTTCGGCACGGGCATCGGTCTTCTCTCCTACGTCCTCGAGGTCTTCGGCGAGCACGCGCTCGGCGCGAGCGCGATCCTCGGCCTCTTCGTCCTTTCGCTCGTCCTCCTCGCGAGCTACTTCCGGCACGCGCTCGCCGCCCCGCACCCGCTCCTCCGCCTCGGCCTCTTCCGCATCCGCACGTTCCGGTCGTCCATCGCCGGCAGCTTCATCACGCGCCTCGGCGCGGGCGGCATTCCGTTCCTCCTCCCGCTCCTCTACCAGGTCGGCCTCGGCTATACCGCCGTGCAGTCGGGCTTCCTGCTCATGCCGCAGTCCATCGCGGCACTGGGGATCAGGGCGGTGATGCCGCGCATCCTGAGGCGTCTCGGCTACCGGCGCGTGCTGCTCGCCAACACGATCCTGATGGGCGCGGCCATCGCGCTCTTCGCCACGATCGGCACCGGCACCCCCGTCGTCCTCATCGTCGTCTTCTCGGTCGTCTTCGGCGCCGCGGCGTCCCTGCAGTACGCCAGCATGAACACGCTCGCCTACGCCGACGTCGCCGCGCCCGACACCAGCATGGCCAGCACCATCTCCAGCACCATGCAGCAGATGTCCCTCAGCTTCGGCGTCGCCGCCGCCTCGCTCGTGACGGCCATCTTCATTCCGGACAGGTTCCGGTCGCAGCCCCACGAGCTGCTCCACGGCATCCACCTCGCGCTCCTCGTCCTCGGCGCGATGACCGTCCTCTCGGCCGTCGTGTTCCGGGAGCTGAGGCCGGAGGACGGCGACAACGTGAGCCAGCACGGGGAGGGGCACGGGGAGTAA
- a CDS encoding serine/threonine-protein kinase, giving the protein MTITAGTRLGPYEILAPLGAGGMGEVYRARDPRLAREVAIKVLPEEFFEGEERRQRFEREARLLAALNHSAIAAIYSFEEIPSSSSSSSRHLLVMELVDGEDLAQRIASGPLPLEESLSYARQIAEALEAAHEKGIVHRDLKPANVKVTPDGKVKLLDFGLAKIFEGDPGKPGSGAGVTESPTLTARGTAAGMILGTAAYMSPEQARGKPVDKRTDVWAFGCVLYEMLTGKRAFDGETVSDVLAAVLMKEPDWSALRAPISLKVRELLRRCLQRDVKQRLRDIGDARITLEEEIAATSSSSGQLPFEENPPAPNPTVGRSAAPTSARGSKNLLYLSWVLAAAFAAAAGALALRARAPEATPARALKLAVLPPAGTQSSGPIDLSPDGQQIAFTAAGPDGHTKLYVRSLDSLEPKALPGTDDADAPFFSPDGRSIGFFAAGKLKRVDLAGGPARELADAPEHRGGSWGSQNVIVFAPEGGGAIFSIPASGGTAKPVTTFDPATAETSHRWPRFLPDGKRFLFMSRRPKPPGRLMVEAGSVDGGKRTRLVESSTGGAYARGRLYFVREATLLAQAFDLRTLAVSGEPAPAAEDVWRNLNTDGLTAYSVAEDGTLAFRRGGILKSQLTWFDRQGRPLGTVGAPSVLGDMDLSRDDRRVLVDITDPVRDVSALYVIDAATGTTRVTLGVANNSAGLFSPDGKSIAFASDVKGAFDLYTRDIGSGAEATPFLENPVWKFPESFSPDGRFLSYTQSEPGKPRDIWILPLKGGGAPLPFLQTPAEEWGSMFSPDGRFIAYVSDESGRSEVFVRAFPSSTAKWQVSTGGGASPMWRRDGKELFYLAPDRTLVAVPITLTQGALTAGTAKPLFRNPALRLASVSGNTPFGVSADGQRILAIVTVGEAEASPIVLQMGTGR; this is encoded by the coding sequence ATGACCATCACCGCAGGAACCCGGCTCGGACCGTACGAAATCCTCGCCCCGCTCGGCGCCGGCGGGATGGGAGAGGTCTACCGGGCGAGGGACCCGCGCCTCGCGAGAGAGGTCGCAATCAAGGTCCTGCCCGAAGAGTTCTTCGAAGGTGAAGAGAGAAGGCAGCGGTTCGAGCGGGAGGCGCGCCTCCTCGCAGCGCTCAATCACTCCGCGATCGCCGCCATCTATTCCTTCGAAGAAATCCCCTCTTCCTCTTCTTCTTCCTCCCGCCACCTCCTCGTGATGGAGCTCGTCGACGGCGAAGACCTCGCGCAGCGCATCGCCTCTGGCCCTCTTCCCCTCGAAGAATCCCTCTCCTACGCGCGGCAGATCGCCGAAGCGCTCGAGGCGGCGCACGAGAAGGGCATCGTCCACCGCGACCTCAAGCCCGCGAACGTCAAGGTCACGCCCGACGGCAAGGTGAAGCTGCTGGACTTCGGCCTCGCGAAGATCTTCGAGGGAGACCCTGGAAAGCCCGGCTCGGGGGCGGGCGTCACCGAGTCCCCGACGCTCACGGCACGCGGCACCGCGGCCGGAATGATCCTCGGGACCGCGGCCTACATGAGCCCCGAGCAGGCGCGCGGCAAGCCCGTCGACAAGCGCACGGACGTCTGGGCGTTCGGCTGCGTGCTGTACGAGATGCTCACCGGGAAGAGAGCCTTCGACGGCGAAACCGTGAGCGACGTCCTCGCGGCGGTCCTGATGAAAGAACCGGACTGGAGCGCGCTTCGCGCGCCGATTTCTTTGAAGGTGAGAGAGCTGCTGCGCAGGTGCCTCCAGCGCGACGTCAAGCAGCGCCTGCGCGACATCGGGGATGCGCGCATCACCCTCGAGGAGGAGATCGCCGCAACGTCCAGTTCCTCCGGCCAATTACCCTTCGAAGAAAATCCCCCGGCGCCCAACCCCACTGTAGGTCGAAGCGCTGCGCCGACGTCCGCGAGAGGGAGCAAGAACCTCCTCTATCTCTCTTGGGTGCTTGCGGCCGCGTTCGCGGCCGCTGCGGGGGCGCTCGCGCTTCGCGCTCGCGCGCCGGAGGCGACGCCCGCGCGCGCCCTGAAGCTCGCGGTCCTCCCGCCCGCCGGCACGCAGTCGTCGGGACCCATCGACCTCTCGCCGGACGGCCAGCAGATCGCCTTCACGGCAGCCGGCCCCGACGGCCACACGAAGCTTTACGTCCGGAGCCTCGACTCCCTCGAGCCGAAGGCTCTGCCCGGCACCGACGACGCGGACGCGCCCTTCTTTTCTCCCGACGGCCGCTCGATCGGCTTTTTCGCGGCCGGGAAGCTGAAACGCGTCGACCTCGCCGGCGGGCCGGCGCGCGAACTCGCCGACGCGCCCGAGCATCGCGGCGGAAGCTGGGGCTCGCAGAACGTGATCGTCTTCGCCCCGGAGGGCGGCGGAGCGATCTTCAGCATCCCCGCGTCCGGCGGAACCGCCAAACCCGTCACGACGTTCGATCCGGCCACGGCGGAGACCTCGCACCGCTGGCCGCGTTTCCTGCCGGACGGCAAGCGCTTCCTCTTCATGAGCCGCAGGCCCAAGCCTCCGGGCCGGCTCATGGTCGAGGCAGGCTCCGTCGACGGGGGCAAGAGGACCCGTCTCGTCGAATCCTCGACCGGCGGCGCCTACGCGCGCGGGCGCCTCTACTTCGTGCGCGAGGCGACGCTCCTCGCCCAGGCGTTCGACCTCCGCACTCTCGCGGTCTCCGGCGAGCCGGCGCCGGCGGCCGAGGACGTCTGGCGCAACCTCAACACGGACGGGCTCACGGCCTACTCGGTGGCGGAAGACGGAACGCTTGCGTTCCGCCGCGGCGGCATCCTCAAGAGCCAACTCACGTGGTTCGACCGCCAGGGGCGGCCGCTCGGAACCGTCGGGGCGCCGTCGGTCCTCGGGGACATGGACCTCTCGCGGGACGATCGCCGCGTCCTCGTCGACATCACGGACCCCGTGCGCGACGTCAGCGCTCTCTACGTGATCGACGCCGCCACGGGGACGACGCGCGTGACGCTCGGCGTCGCCAACAATTCCGCGGGCCTCTTTTCCCCCGACGGAAAGTCGATCGCGTTCGCGTCCGACGTCAAGGGAGCGTTCGACCTGTATACGAGGGACATCGGCTCCGGCGCGGAGGCGACGCCGTTCCTCGAGAACCCAGTCTGGAAGTTTCCGGAGAGCTTCTCGCCCGACGGGCGCTTCCTGAGCTACACACAGAGCGAGCCCGGAAAGCCTCGGGACATCTGGATCCTGCCGTTGAAGGGCGGAGGAGCACCGCTCCCGTTCCTGCAGACGCCCGCCGAGGAGTGGGGATCGATGTTCTCGCCCGACGGGCGCTTCATCGCGTACGTCTCCGACGAGTCCGGCCGCTCCGAGGTCTTCGTCCGCGCCTTCCCGTCGTCGACGGCCAAGTGGCAGGTCTCCACGGGCGGCGGCGCCTCGCCCATGTGGCGGCGCGACGGGAAGGAACTCTTCTACCTCGCCCCGGACCGCACGCTCGTCGCCGTCCCGATCACGCTCACGCAGGGCGCGCTCACGGCCGGCACCGCCAAGCCGCTCTTCCGGAACCCCGCCCTGCGCCTCGCCTCCGTCTCGGGAAACACCCCGTTCGGCGTCTCCGCCGACGGCCAACGCATCCTCGCGATCGTCACGGTCGGCGAAGCGGAGGCGTCACCGATCGTGCTGCAGATGGGGACGGGGCGGTGA
- a CDS encoding serine/threonine protein kinase — MTTDDPIGLPSDAEPTLDRDPSRPPAVAGAAPLPSEIGGFRILGKLGEGGMGIVYEAEQRNPQRRVALKIVRGGHFVDDQYLRMFRRETETLARLTHPNIAALYEAGRTDDGQHFFTMELVLGETLAAWARQHLGGDQPSPSQMRERLRHFVTICQAVNYAHQRGVIHRDLKPSNIVVTDAGAKILDFGLARITDADVAGATVMSEVGTIHGTLSYMSPEQTRGDSRDIDLRSDVYSLGVVLYELLSGKLPYNTRGMSVVQAIRVICMEPPKPLDLDADLQTIVMKALEKEPDGRYQSAAALAEDVERYLENQPILAHPPSTIYHLKKLVARHRGMVAAAGVIAALLVALGVTMVVQAGRVRKERDRATAEAAKASAINSFLIDALGAADPWSKGSRNVSLLDALRQAQEKALVSLASQPLVEAAVLQTIGTTFSNLAEFPEGEKALKASLELRVKAAGAKSAEAAESLSALSEMYTLSKKYAEAETCAREALEIVRGIHGAESVEAAAAMYGLGMAESGGGKIKQAKVTAEEILRIVRGPAAAGKPQAAKVETDALLILVYVATTEEDYPKLLALTRERLALTKKRQGDRHPEVAQALSDFALGQMYAGDLAGAERTYLDVVDLDIALLGPDHPEVASARENLGNVYFRSGQLDKTAKNLEVVLAMRRKALGDDSEPVARTLANIGTVYLRAGNYEASVTNYREAIERLSKKLGPDHPDVGTTLSGLGQAYRKLGKFPESEAAFKRALNIQVKALGEDHAVSQRTIKAIAGLYTDWKKPAEAAAYTARLKPAETKAAGK, encoded by the coding sequence ATGACGACAGACGACCCGATCGGCCTTCCTTCCGACGCAGAACCGACTCTCGACCGTGACCCGTCGCGCCCGCCCGCGGTCGCGGGTGCGGCGCCGTTGCCGAGCGAGATCGGCGGGTTCCGCATCCTCGGCAAGCTCGGCGAGGGCGGGATGGGGATCGTCTACGAGGCCGAGCAGCGGAATCCGCAGCGCCGCGTCGCGCTCAAGATCGTGCGCGGTGGGCACTTCGTCGACGATCAGTACCTCCGGATGTTCCGGCGGGAGACCGAGACGCTGGCCCGGCTCACGCATCCGAACATCGCGGCGCTCTACGAGGCGGGCCGCACGGATGACGGCCAGCACTTCTTCACGATGGAGCTGGTCCTCGGCGAAACGCTCGCCGCGTGGGCGCGACAGCACCTCGGCGGCGACCAGCCGAGCCCCTCGCAGATGCGCGAGCGCCTGCGGCACTTCGTCACCATCTGCCAGGCCGTCAACTACGCGCACCAGCGCGGCGTCATCCACCGCGACCTGAAGCCCTCGAACATCGTCGTCACGGACGCCGGCGCCAAGATCCTCGACTTCGGTCTCGCGCGCATCACGGACGCGGACGTGGCGGGGGCCACGGTGATGAGCGAGGTCGGGACGATCCACGGGACGCTCTCGTACATGAGCCCCGAGCAGACGCGCGGCGACAGCCGCGACATCGACCTCCGATCCGACGTCTACTCGCTCGGCGTCGTCCTCTACGAGCTTCTCTCCGGAAAGCTCCCGTACAACACGCGCGGCATGTCGGTGGTGCAGGCGATCCGCGTGATCTGCATGGAGCCGCCGAAACCGCTCGACCTCGACGCCGACCTTCAGACGATCGTGATGAAGGCGCTCGAAAAGGAGCCGGACGGCCGCTACCAGAGCGCCGCGGCCCTCGCGGAGGACGTGGAGCGGTACCTCGAGAACCAGCCCATCCTCGCGCACCCGCCGAGCACGATCTACCACCTCAAGAAGCTCGTCGCGCGGCATCGCGGGATGGTGGCGGCCGCGGGCGTGATCGCGGCGCTGCTGGTGGCGCTGGGCGTGACGATGGTGGTGCAGGCCGGGCGCGTGCGAAAAGAGCGCGACCGGGCGACGGCCGAAGCCGCGAAGGCCAGCGCGATCAACTCGTTCCTCATCGACGCGCTGGGTGCCGCGGACCCGTGGTCGAAGGGCTCGCGAAACGTGTCGCTGCTGGACGCGCTGCGCCAGGCGCAGGAGAAGGCGCTCGTCTCGCTCGCGAGCCAGCCGCTCGTCGAGGCGGCGGTGCTGCAGACGATCGGGACGACGTTCTCGAACCTCGCGGAATTTCCCGAGGGCGAGAAGGCGCTGAAGGCGTCGCTCGAGCTGCGCGTCAAGGCGGCGGGCGCAAAGAGCGCCGAGGCCGCGGAGTCGCTCTCCGCGCTCTCGGAGATGTACACGCTTTCGAAAAAGTACGCCGAGGCCGAGACGTGCGCCCGCGAAGCGCTCGAGATCGTGCGCGGCATACACGGCGCCGAAAGCGTCGAGGCCGCAGCGGCGATGTACGGCCTCGGGATGGCAGAGAGCGGAGGCGGGAAGATCAAGCAGGCGAAGGTGACGGCCGAGGAGATTCTCCGGATCGTCCGCGGGCCCGCCGCCGCCGGAAAGCCGCAAGCCGCGAAGGTGGAAACCGACGCGCTTCTCATCCTCGTCTATGTCGCCACCACCGAGGAGGACTATCCGAAGCTCCTCGCTCTGACGCGCGAGCGCCTGGCGCTGACGAAGAAGAGGCAGGGGGACCGGCACCCGGAGGTGGCCCAGGCCCTGAGCGATTTCGCGCTGGGGCAGATGTATGCGGGCGATCTCGCCGGCGCCGAGCGCACGTATCTCGACGTGGTCGACCTCGACATCGCGCTCCTCGGGCCGGATCACCCGGAAGTCGCGTCCGCGCGCGAGAACCTCGGGAACGTCTACTTCCGCAGCGGCCAGCTGGACAAGACCGCGAAGAACCTCGAGGTCGTGCTCGCGATGCGCCGCAAGGCGCTGGGCGACGACTCGGAGCCCGTGGCGCGGACGCTCGCGAACATCGGGACCGTCTACCTGCGCGCGGGGAACTACGAGGCGTCGGTGACGAACTATCGCGAGGCGATCGAGCGCCTCTCGAAGAAGCTCGGCCCCGACCATCCCGACGTCGGCACGACGCTCTCGGGCCTCGGCCAGGCGTATCGCAAGCTCGGGAAGTTCCCGGAATCCGAAGCCGCGTTCAAGCGCGCGCTGAACATCCAGGTGAAGGCCCTCGGCGAGGACCACGCGGTTTCGCAGAGGACGATCAAGGCGATCGCCGGCCTGTACACCGACTGGAAGAAGCCCGCCGAGGCGGCGGCGTACACGGCGAGGCTGAAGCCGGCGGAGACGAAGGCGGCGGGGAAGTAG